The Fusarium keratoplasticum isolate Fu6.1 chromosome 8, whole genome shotgun sequence genome includes a region encoding these proteins:
- a CDS encoding Peroxisomal biogenesis factor 6, giving the protein MASSSRSVVTSAKRRNRRRRQDKPSIAAKLILDDHIKSDVGIVSEDIFHDLFPNTSDGAAQNNIHHIAIAPWAPNASPADSPWSIVPIIQSSTLSPSTVRFSPSSASLQSFAVTLQQVAPSKLSSHSRGGIEILVLDVAPVPLETVFVSLESELTKRLENGEGTFYRDHPTNGRGKSAGNSSPEERLVTSLRAALSSLKVVHSGDLFPLPLPPHPLTHVPPNPGKIMLCEPVAQGILTESTKIILMRGRVHTKQIRRVASASQQLNGAREDEYDTSTDQFYSAAEDRDKSGTTTEGMESATETETDLSGSEEDELSDDSMDDMISLQAPTLPTTNASGVSTLQPGTPMTVGTLRGRKVSGISGIATPGSVFSNFTATTARPDRPRGRLFKAQGLMKQIPSDLLHPKPSLEDDEEARIYVDVSSLTRIGCFSGDWVRIEAAEEPPANGFGAFGLGSFGQADSEPAKWRPVRVYGLPEGYSQRPMTRIPSAKHGERRLSFFESQIQRPTSPTAYASPILLANLDDASYLRLSPLKKASYQGKGTIPRFTSAARPPYARDITIHHIRTPISAERAFQTAVLGGLKRYFAQKIRLVRSGDLIAVPVDAELGRTLQEMPGAGGSEVDDVMALTAGGQETGKQPSRFDSVAWFKVGHIQIQKADEDEDGTADAFWGSVACIDSSSVAMHGSGFETSRIPGIKQSTWQYYLGLKKTPRRASESTPPAIQEPELPYVSPLRRQLRELIAAATSARAIHLKMPPVAILLTSTHRNIGKSTLASSACSDMGLHTYTIDAYDILSEGSGSGSDVKTEGFLRTRAERAMSCGSDCCGLLLQHIEALTADRIEATIKEILEDTRVLIATTNEVDKVPDGVRGLFTHELEMTAPDEAERESILKSIISDKGVSLEPSIDLNSIALKTAALVAGDLVDVVERASIAQQSRLEKLSTKNTNAETTVTVRDVQVAGGPLARCLTKSDFDIAVEAARKNFSDSIGAPKIPNVTWDDVGGLNNVKEAVTETIQLPLERPELFAKGMKKRSGILFYGPPGTGKTLLAKAIATEYSLNFFSVKGPELLNMYIGESEANVRRVFQRARDARPCVVFFDELDSVAPKRGNQGDSGGVMDRIVSQLLAELDGMSGGDDSGGGVFVIGATNRPDLLDPALLRPGRFDKMLYLGVSDTNDKQQTILEALTRKFTLHPSVSLASVAERLPFTYTGADFYALCSDAMLKAVTRQASAVDANIKAINADPATQHPISTAYYFDHYATPEDIAVMVTEEDFLAANDELVPSVSAGELSHYERVRAMFEGGREKEKDDKPAPVPQRVVSGASTSSKGKGKAVAGKGKGKAIALTSDDEFDEEDEVDDLNGRSKGKGKAVMGFQDGTASDDDGLY; this is encoded by the exons ATGGCAAGCTCATCTCGATCCGTTGTGACCTCGGCCAAGCGACGGAACCGCAGACGTCGTCAAGAcaagccatccatcgccgccaagctcatcctcgatGACCATATCAAGAGCGATGTCGGCATTGTGTCCGAGGACATTTTCCACGATCTCTTCCCCAATACTAGTGATG GCGCCGCCCAGAATAACATCCATCATATCGCGATCGCTCCATGGGCGCCAAACGCGAGCCCGGCCGATAGTCCGTGGTCAATTGTCCCGATAATACAGTCTTCTACTCTCTCCCCATCGACCGTCCgattctcgccctcgtccgCTTCTCTCCAGAGCTTCGCCGTCACCCTGCAACAGGTTGCTCCGTCCAAGCTGTCGAGCCATAGTCGAGGTGGAATCGAGATTCTCGTCCTCGATGTTGCTCCCGTACCGCTTGAAACTGTCTTTGTGAGCTTGGAGAGCGAACTAACAAAGAGGCTTGAGAATGGAGAGGGCACATTTTATCGAGACCATCCTACCAACGGCAGGGGCAAGAGCGCTGGCAACTCTTCGCCAGAGGAGCGTCTTGTGACTTCTCTCAGAGCTGCTCTGAGTAGTCTAAAAGTCGTCCACTCTGGTGATTTGTTTCCGCTTCCCCTCCCTCCGCATCCTCTCACCCATGTGCCACCGAACCCGGGCAAGATCATGCTGTGCGAGCCAGTCGCCCAGGGTATCCTGACCGAGTCAACCAAGATCATTCTTATGCGCGGCCGTGTTCACACCAAGCAGATCCGTCGCGTCGCATCAGCGAGCCAGCAACTCAATGGCGCTCGCGAGGACGAATACGATACCAGCACCGACCAATTCTACTCTGCTGCTGAGGACCGGGATAAGTCAGGCACCACGACCGAAGGGATGGAGTCTGCCACTGAAACCGAAACTGATCTGTCGGGCTCTGAAGAGGACGAATTATCGGACGACTCGATGGATGATATGATCTCTCTGCAAGCTCCGACTCTGCCCACGACCAATGCCAGTGGAGTTTCGACGCTACAACCGGGAACACCAATGACTGTGGGCACTCTGCGTGGCAGAAAGGTGAGCGGCATTAGCGGCATTGCTACGCCTGGCTCTGTCTTTTCAAACTTTACCGCAACCACTGCTCGACCGGATAGACCACGAGGCAGACTATTCAAGGCTCAGGGCCTAATGAAGCAGATTCCTTCCGATCTGCTTCACCCAAAGCCATCCctggaagatgacgaggaggccagaATTTATGTCGATGTGTCGTCCTTAACTAGGATAGGATGCTTTTCTGGCGACTGGGTTAGAattgaggctgctgaggagccCCCTGCCAACGGATTCGGCGCCTTTGGCCTGGGAAGCTTTGGACAGGCAGACTCGGAACCTGCCAAGTGGCGACCTGTTCGAGTATATGGTCTGCCAGAGGGTTATTCTCAGCGACCTATGACGAGGATTCCAAGTGCAAAGCACGGAGAAAGAAGACTGTCTTTCTTTGAGTCGCAAATCCAGCGACCCACTAGCCCTACGGCCTATGCCTCTCCAATTCTCCTCGCCAATCTTGACGATGCTTCCTATCTTCGACTTTCCCCCCTGAAGAAGGCATCTTACCAAGGCAAGGGTACCATCCCCAGATTCACCAGCGCAGCGCGGCCTCCTTATGCTCGGGACATTACCATCCACCATATCCGAACCCCTATCTCCGCAGAGAGGGCATTCCAGACCGCCGTGCTGGGTGGCCTGAAGCGATATTTTGCGCAGAAGATCCGTCTAGTCCGGAGTGGAGATCTCATCGCTGTGCCGGTCGATGCTGAACTTGGCCGCACGCTCCAGGAGATGCCCGGCGCTGGAGGCTCCGAGGTGGATGATGTGATGGCACTCACCGCAGGCGGCCAGGAGACCGGAAAGCAGCCTTCGAGGTTCGACAGTGTCGCCTGGTTCAAGGTTGGACATATCCAGATTCAAAAggccgatgaggacgaagacggtACTGCTGATGCCTTCTGGGGATCTGTTGCTTGCATCGATAGCTCGTCCGTAGCCATGCACGGCTCAGGGTTTGAGACAAGCCGGATACCTGGTATCAAGCAGAGCACCTGGCAATATTATCTCGGTCTCAAGAAGACACCCAGGAGAGCATCTGAATCTACGCCTCCTGCGATTCAAGAGCCCGAGCTGCCATACGTTTCTCCCCTCAGGCGTCAGCTGAGGGAGCtgattgctgctgccacGAGCGCAAGGGCAATTCATCTCAAGATGCCACCCGTTGCAATCCTGCTGACTTCTACGCATCGCAATATCGGCAAGTCAACTCTCGCTTCCAGTGCTTGCTCTGATATGGGCCTGCATACGTATACGATTGACGCCTATGATATCCTGAGCGAGGGAAGTGGCAGTGGAAGCGATGTTAAGACAGAGGGCTTCCTTAGAACAAGAGCAGAGCGTGCTATGAGCTGTGGCTCTGATTGCTGCGGTTTGCTTCTCCAGCACATCGAGGCCTTGACCGCTGACCGGATTGAGGCCACCATTAAGGAGATTCTGGAGGACACCCGAGTGCTCATTGCCACCACGAACGAGGTCGACAAGGTGCCCGATGGCGTCCGAGGACTGTTCACGCATGAGCTTGAAATGACAGCACCCGATGAGGCGGAGCGTGAATCCATCCTCAAGTCTATCATCAGTGATAAGGGCGTGAGCCTCGAGCCTTCTATTGATCTCAACTCGATCGCCCTGAAGACTGCAGCCCTCGTGGCAGGTGATCTGGTAGACGTTGTTGAACGAGCCTCAATCGCCCAGCAGTCTcgcctcgagaagctctcgACCAAGAACACTAACGCTGAAACAACCGTTACTGTGCGAGACGTCCAGGTTGCTGGTGGCCCTCTTGCACGCTGCTTGACCAAGTCGGACTTTGATATCGCCGTGGAGGCGGCTCGCAAGAACTTCTCTGATTCAATCGGCGCACCCAAGATTCCCAACGTCACTTGGGACGATGTTGGTGGCCTGAACAATGTCAAGGAGGCTGTCACAGAGACCATTCAACTGCCGCTGGAGCGCCCCGAGCTCTTCGCGAAGGGCATGAAGAAGCGATCGGGTATTCTGTTCTATGGTCCTCCTGGAACCGGAAAGACGCTGCTTGCCAAGGCGATCGCCACCGAGTACAGTCTCAACTTCTTCAGTGTCAAGGGACCCGAGCTGCTCAACATGTACATCGGAGAGTCTGAAGCCAACGTGCGACGTGTATTCCAGCGTGCCCGAGATGCTCGACCTTGCGTCGtcttctttgacgagttGGATTCAGTAGCTCCGAAGCGAGGCAACCAGGGCGACAGCGGCGGTGTTATGGACCGAATCGTGTCTCAGCTCTTGGCAGAGCTGGATGGCATgtctggtggtgatgattcGGGTGGTGGTGTCTTTGTTATCGGCGCGACCAACAGACCCGACCTCTTGGACCCTGCCCTGTTGCGACCTGGTCGATTCGACAAGATGCTCTACCTGGGCGTCTCTGACACGAACGACAAGCAACAGACCATCTTGGAGGCACTGACAAGGAA GTTCACTCTTCACCCGTCAGTTTCTCTCGCTTCTGTGGCAGAGCGCCTTCCATTCACCTACACTGGTGCCGACTTTTACGCTCTTTGCAGTGACGCCATGCTCAAGGCCGTTACGCGCCAAGCTTCAGCTGTGGACGCCAATATCAAAGCTATCAACGCCGACCCAGCGACTCAGCATCCAATTTCGACCGCTTACTACTTCGATCACTATGCCACGCCGGAGGACATTGCTGTCATGGTTACAGAGGAGGACTTCTTGGCTGCCAACGATGAACTTGTTCCTAGTGTTAGCGCTGGCGAACTGTCCCACTATGAGCGCGTTCGGGCCATGTTTGAGGGAGGTCgggagaaagagaaggatgacAAGCCCGCCCCGGTGCCCCAGCGCGTTGTGTCAGGTGCATCGACGTCGTCAAAGGGCAAAGGGAAAGCTGTCGCAGGCAAGGGTAAGGGCAAGGCCATTGCCCTGACGAGTGATGATGAatttgacgaggaggatgaggttgatgatctTAATGGAAGATCTAAGGGCAAGGGAAAGGCTGTCATGGGCTTTCAGGACGGCACGGCgagcgatgacgatgggtTGTATTAG
- a CDS encoding Sphingolipid C9-methyltransferase 2 codes for MAKPANVTGADFEFVKTPAYPKPDFDKLEDCGVPTTRFPAIKNAPLPADGSGADTFNNYVLISILTIVPWYMSWKVGGGFKTTIFFALIVDLPLLAVWWLVISSISPRKTEKVRLPGRPVEFYLDFKKESDRLKYRGHNKIPMETFHEMYFDGEVDFKGDCLEVMEYRHDWASFRFTIGLIKFFLFGMIPEVIMHTRSQDEEQVRDHYDRGDDFYGWFLGPRMIYTSGIISNINREETLEELQDNKLTVVCEKIGLEEGDSMLDIGCGWGTLARFASEQYGARVTGVTLGRNQTAWGNSAMRKVGIPEEQSKILCMDYRDIPVPEGGYKKITSLEMSEHVGIRHFSGFLTQVYNMLDDDGVFFLQYAGLRKAWQYEDFTWGLFMNKYIFPGADASTPLGWVVDKLEGTGFEIKHIDTIGVHYSATLWRWYRNWMSNREKVEAKYGKRWFRIWEYFLAYSTIISRQGSATCFQITLVKNINSTHRIEGVPTQFALSDALNNSRADIEAWAAKNNVKTPAEYL; via the exons ATGGCAAAGCCCGCCAACGTTACAGGCGCAGACTTTGAGTTTGTCAAAACTCCCGCCTACCCCAAgcccgactttgacaagcTCGAGGACTGCGGTGTTCCCACTACCAGG TTCCCCGCCATCAAGAATGCTCCTCTTCCCGCCGACGGCTCTGGCGCCGACACCTTCAACAACTATGTCCTgatctccatcctcaccattGTGCCCTGGTACATGAGTTGGAAGGTCGGTGGTGGCTTCAAgaccaccatcttcttcgctCTCATCGTTGACcttcccctcctcgccgtctGGTGGTTggtcatctcctccatcagcCCCCGCAAGACTGAGAAGGTCCGTCTGCCTGGTCGCCCTGTCGAGTTCTACCTcgacttcaagaaggagtCGGACCGCCTCAAGTACCGCGGCCACAACAAGATCCCCATGGAGACCTTCCACGAGATGTACTTTGACGGGGAGGTCGACTTCAAGGGTGACTGCCTCGAGGTCATGGAATACCGCCATGACTGGGCCAGCTTCCGCTTCACCATTGGCCTCATCaagttcttcctctttggcaTGATCCCCGAGGTCATCATGCACACTCGTTCCCAGG ACGAGGAGCAGGTCCGTGACCACTATGACCGTGGTGATGACTTCTACGGTTGGTTCCTTGGCCCTCGCATGATCTACACCTCTGGTATCATTTCCAACATCAACCGCGAGGAgactcttgaggagctccaggACAACAAGCTCACCGTCGTCTGCGAGAAGATCGGCCTGGAAGAGGGCGACAGCATGCTCGACATTGGCTGCGGCTGGGGTACCCTTGCCCGCTTTGCCAGTGAGCAGTACGGTGCTCGCGTCACCGGTGTTACTCTTGGCCGCAACCAGACCGCTTGGGGCAACAGCGCTATGCGCAAGGTTGGCATTCCTGAGGAGCAGAGCAAGATTCTCTGCATGGACTACCGTGATATTCCCGTTCCCGAGGGTGGCTACAAGAAGATTACCTCGCTCGAGATGTCCGAGCACGTTGGTATCCGTCACTTCTCCGGCTTCCTTACTCAGGTCTACAACATGCttgacgacgatggtgtCTTCTTCCTTCAGTACGCTGGTCTCCGCAAGGCTTGGCAGTATGAGGATTTCACCTGGGGTCTGTTCATGAACAAGTACATCTTCCCTGGTGCCGATGCTTCCACCCCTCTGGGCTGGgtcgtcgacaagcttgAGGGCACTGGCTTTGAGATCAAGCACATCGACACCATCGGTGTCCACTACTCCGCTACCCTCTGGAGGTGGTACCGCAACTGGATGAGCAACCGTGAGAAGGTTGAGGCCAAGTACGGCAAGCGATGGTTCCGC ATCTGGGAGTACTTCCTTGCCTActccaccatcatctctcgCCAGGGCAGTGCTACTTGCTTCCAGATCACTCTGGTCAAGAACATCAACTCGACACACCGAATTGAGGGTGTCCCCACCCAGTTCGCCCTGTCGGATGCTCTCAACAACAGCCGGGCCGACATTGAGGCCTGggccgccaagaacaacGTCAAGACTCCTGCTGAGTACCTGTAA
- a CDS encoding MaoC-like domain-containing protein, whose amino-acid sequence MRIPLRSASAVSRRLGRRTYSSPPKTLPSAVEAVKAHPPKIIPDYLTPMPSHLLTTTLTDLISPQTPTSSSPKISSPPIPLPQGHHLVYFPIQLPPSKLIPDGADPDHSPGPPFTRRVWAGGEVIYGKRWREMTLSCRPVVCREKVEDVSLRGREGEEKVFVDVWRRYGIGHDQVEEREEWEIEERRTLVFMREEESSTSSPPRLIKYPHSPSNSISLTPTATHLFHFSALSFNAHSIHIDPVYAQEVDGHRALLVHGPLTLALMLRVLNDHIGPALSVSNFSYRNYAPLYVDEQMTIHLRKVSREDAAEERWDVWIEGPEGGMAVKGNAHVAR is encoded by the exons ATGAGGATTCCACTAAGAAGCGCCTCTGCCGTCAGCCGCCGCCTCGGACGCAGGACATACAGCTCACCACCAAAAACCCTCCCCTCAGCCGTGGAAGCCGTCAAAGCGCATCCTCCAAAGATAATACCAGACTACCTCACCCCGATGCCCTCACACCTCCTCACAACAACCCTCACAGACCTCATCTCCCCACAAacgccaacctcatcctctccaaaGATATCTTCCCCGCCTATCCCGCTTCCACAGGGCCATCACCTCGTCTACTTCCCCATTCAACTCCCCCCATCAAAGCTCATCCCCGACGGCGCGGATCCGGATCACTCGCCTGGACCGCCGTTTACGAGGCGTGTCTGGGCGGGTGGAGAGGTTATCTAtgggaagagatggagggagaTGACGCTTAGCTGTAGACCTGTCGTGTGTAGGGAAAAGGTGGAGGATGTGAGCTTGAGGGGTAGGGAGGGTGAGGAGAAGGTGTTTGTGGATGTTTGGAGGAGGTATGGGATTGGTCATGATCAAGTtgaggagagggaagagtgggagattgaggagaggaggacgTTGGTGTTTatgagagaggaggagagctcGACATCATCGCCACCTCGTCTCATCAAGT ACCCTCATTCTCCATCTAATTCCATATCTCTCACTCCCACGGCAACTCACCTCTTCCACTTCTCAGCACTCTCCTTCAACGCGCACTCGATCCACATCGACCCCGTCTACGCGCAAGAAGTCGACGGTCACAGAGCCCTTCTTGTTCACGGGCCTCTTACCCTGGCGCTGATGCTCCGCGTGCTAAACGACCACATCGGCCCAGCCTTGTCAGTCAGCAATTTTTCCTACAGAAACTACGCGCCGCTCTATGTCGATGAACAGATGACGATTCATCTTCGTAAAGTCTCACGAGAGGACGCCGCCGAGGAACGTTGGGATGTCTGGATTGAAGGACCTGAAGGAGGCATGGCAGTCAAGGGTAATGCCCATGTTGCCCGGTAA
- a CDS encoding GPI ethanolamine phosphate transferase 3: MQEAPPQKSLRAFTCMSLTLEATSNTFFSQPPLQLAPRGQPNGPYDGFHSIAIATLIPKKETPKMPPKSPKPKAKAKQQPQSEHQKIAEQWAKAERAREAQRAAAATQGLPPADENVEALERRRAALDKRRSKTYEKRWRWAVAFWVWVLAVHALGIWLFTSGFLLTRMVLEEKSNCTLPPIENTKGYLNVDRGCWHPKSFDRAVVILVDALRYDFTVPEDPEQAHHFHNAFPYLYETASKSPQNAFLRPFIADPPTTTLQRLKGLTTGTLPTFLDAGSNFAGTAIEEDNLLMQLRDAGKKIAHLGDDTWWSLFPGYFEPNISKAYDSFNVWDLHTVDNGVIDNIFPLLDSKRKGDWDLLIGHCLGVDHAGHRYGPDHPAMGAKLRQMDEFVRKVVETLDDKTLLVVMGDHGMDSKGDHGGESDDEVEAALWMYSKKPFFGRTSPEYATPPANAKIRPVNQIDLVPTLALLLGIPIPYNNLGGPIEEAFAGVKGNDWRNLAAVSRVASAGIERYQESYHKAQGISQSNEAGSPAALWSSALEIVKNDHDIYAAFSKFQEGTLMVCKDLWARFDVPRMIMGIVVFGVGVVLLLMYSSRDEADDYVVLNDAELDYAEKKLELLAFKENEEDQAEVFHRNILKGLWDPKILFTVSVLTGVGLYRQQPRDGLAALVAVLFMAGVGSSLHEVGKTTLNVLPTSFWGWMAVVFTVSQSIGFASNSYTIWEDSILLFFITTFGVASAVAGLRIESRRDKTLAVYHSVAFIVLGRLASYSKLCREEQMPYCTSTYYASSTSSTSATWQLIIPFVVFIALPAIIKSFLVSSRSYEGLAPTWIGYVLRGGLFLAAAHWVLDAADNGGWLEGRLPEGTPKTIGVYVAQTVLALAFVAGSTAFVWAPPCVSILSSAGANGRPLVSILGYGNAIGARYLLLPLNFLLGCFLLTKPMGGGALALMFWQILTLAELLDLNELKTNPIGPVMLAVLGNFYFFKTGHQAVLSSIQWDSAFIPLFSVRYPWTPIVLALNTFGAQILAVASVPLLALWKVGPKQRGVLETATRGLGVFIAYFAVEALATMSWAGWLRRHLMLYRVFNPRFIFAGVTLLVLDLVAILVTLTGLRSNTLALSEVFGWAE, translated from the coding sequence ATGCAAGAAGCTCCACCACAAAAGTCTCTCAGGGCATTTACTTGCATGTCCCTCACACTCGAGGCCACGTCCaacaccttcttctctcaacCTCCACTCCAACTTGCGCCGCGTGGGCAACCCAATGGCCCCTACGACGGTTTCCATTCGATTGCCATTGCGACCCTGATTCCCAAGAAAGAGACGCCCAAGATGCCCCCGAAGAGCCCCAAaccaaaggccaaggccaagcagcaaCCCCAGTCCGAGCACCAAAAGATCGCCGAACAATGGGCCAAGGCTGAACGTGCCCGCGAAGCACAGCGCGCAGCCGCTGCCACCCAGGGCCTTCCTCCCGCCGACGAGAAtgtcgaggctctcgagcGACGACGCGCAGCTCTCGATAAGAGACGATCCAAGACGTACGAGAAGCGTTGGCGATGGGCTGTAGCCTTTTGGGTCTGGGTGCTCGCCGTCCACGCCCTGGGCATCTGGCTCTTCACCAGTGGCTTCCTCCTTACCCGGATGGTGCTGGAGGAAAAGTCAAACTGCACGCTGCCTCCAATTGAAAACACCAAGGGCTACTTGAACGTCGaccgcggctgctggcaccCCAAGTCTTTTGATCGAGCTGTTGTCATCCTGGTCGACGCGCTTCGCTACGACTTTACGGTTCCCGAGGATCCGGAGCAGGCCCACCACTTCCACAATGCCTTCCCCTATCTCTACGAGACCGCATCCAAGTCGCCTCAGAATGCCTTCCTTCGCCCCTTCATCGCCGATCCTCCCACGACGACGCTGCAGAGGCTCAAGGGTCTCACCACCGGAACCCtgccgaccttccttgacgcGGGTAGCAACTTTGCGGGAAcggccatcgaggaggataACCTGTTGATGCAGCTGAGGGATGCCGGCAAGAAGATTgctcatcttggcgatgataCGTGGTGGTCTCTCTTCCCTGGGTACTTTGAGCCCAACATCAGCAAGGCCTATGACAGCTTCAACGTCTGGGACCTTCACACTGTTGACAATGGTGTCATTGACAACATCTTCCCTTTGTTGGACTCGAAGCGCAAGGGTGATTGGGATCTGCTTATTGGACACTGCTTGGGTGTTGATCATGCCGGTCATCGATACGGACCTGATCATCCCGCCATGGGTGCCAAGCTTCGACAGATGGACGAGTTTGTCCgcaaggttgttgagacCCTGGACGACAAGACTCTCCTTGTCGTTATGGGAGATCACGGCATGGATAGCAAGGGCGATCACGGTGGTGAGAGTGATGACGAAGTTGAGGCTGCGCTGTGGATGTACTCGAAGAAGCCCTTCTTCGGTAGAACTTCACCCGAGTACGCCACACCTCcagccaacgccaagatccGACCCGTGAACCAGATTGATCTCGTGCCGACTCTTGCTCTGCTTCTGGGAATCCCTATTCCTTACAACAACCTGGGAGGTCCCATCGAGGAGGCTTTTGCTGGTGTCAAGGGTAACGACTGGCGCAACCTTGCCGCCGTGTCGCGTGTCGCTTCGGCTGGTATTGAGAGATACCAAGAATCTTACCACAAGGCCCAGGGTATTTCGCAGAGCAACGAGGCTGGGTCGCCCGCCGCTCTCTGGTCTTCTGCTCTCGAAATCGTCAAGAATGACCACGACATCTATGCCGCCTTCTCCAAGTTCCAGGAGGGAACTCTGATGGTCTGCAAGGATCTCTGGGCTCGCTTCGATGTCCCTCGCATGATCATGGGCATTGTTGTCTTTGGCGTCGGTGTTGTTCTGCTTCTTATGTACTCGTCTCGAGATGAGGCGGACGATTATGTTGTCCTGAACGATGCTGAGCTTGATtacgccgagaagaagctggagcttctggcCTTCAAGGAGAACGAGGAGGACCAAGCCGAGGTCTTTCACAGGAACATTCTCAAGGGTCTCTGGGATCCCAAGATTCTATTTACTGTTTCTGTCCTCACCGGAGTTGGTTTATATCGTCAGCAGCCAAGGGATGGTCTTGCTGCTCTGGTGGCAGTGTTGTTCATGGCTGGCGTCGGTTCATCTCTCCACGAAGTGGGCAAGACTACCCTGAACGTTCTTCCGACGTCCTTCTGGGGCTGGATGGCTGTTGTTTTTACCGTCAGCCAGTCGATTGGATTCGCGTCCAACTCTTACACCATCTGGGAAGATtccatccttctcttcttcatcaccacgTTCGGTGTGGCCAGCGCTGTTGCTGGACTCCGAATCGAGTCTCGTCGCGACAAGACCCTGGCGGTCTACCACTCAGTCGCTTTCATTGTTCTTGGTCGTCTTGCGTCATACTCCAAGCTCTGCCGCGAGGAGCAGATGCCGTACTGTACCTCGACCTACTATGCCTCGTCAACTTCGTCCACTTCTGCGACGTGGCAGCTCATCATTCCTTTTGTTGTCTTTATTGCCCTCCCGGCTATCATCAAGTCGTTCCTCGTCTCAAGCAGATCCTACGAAGGTCTCGCGCCCACCTGGATTGGCTATGTCCTTCGCGGaggtcttttccttgctgctgcccaCTGGGTTCTCGACGCAGCAGACAACGGAGGCTGGCTTGAAGGAAGACTCCCCGAGGGAACCCCCAAGACGATTGGAGTCTATGTGGCTCAGACGGTGCTCGCTCTGGCCTTTGTTGCTGGAAGCACCGCTTTTGTCTGGGCGCCTCCTTGCGTGTCTATCCTGTCGTCAGCCGGAGCTAACGGCCGGCCTCTTGTGAGCATTCTTGGATATGGCAATGCTATTGGCGCCCGCTATCTTTTGCTCCCTCTCAACTTTCTCTTGGGCTGCTTCCTTCTTACCAAGCCCATGGGTGGCGGAGCCCTCGCTCTCATGTTCTGGCAGATCCTCACGCTGGCCGAGTTGCTGGAcctcaacgagctcaagACGAACCCGATCGGACCCGTCATGCTCGCCGTTCTTGGAAACTTTTACTTCTTCAAGACGGGTCACCAGGCGGTTCTATCTAGCATCCAGTGGGACAGTGCTTTTATTCCGCTCTTTTCTGTTCGTTACCCCTGGACACCCATTGTCCTGGCTCTCAACACCTTTGGCGCCCAAATCCTGGCTGTGGCGTCGGTACCTCTTCTCGCTCTTTGGAAGGTCGGCCCTAAGCAGAGGGGAGTGCTGGAGACGGCCACTCGCGGACTGGGTGTGTTTATCGCTTATTTTGCCGTCGAAGCCCTTGCTACTATGAGCTGGGCCGGCTGGTTGCGCCGCCACCTGATGCTCTACCGCGTGTTCAACCCTCGATTCATCTTCGCGGGCGTGACGCTCCTGGTGCTTGATCTGGTGGCTATTCTGGTCACTTTGACAGGTCTGCGCAGCAACACGCTTGCCCTGAGTGAGGTGTTTGGATGGGCCGAGTAG